In Porites lutea chromosome 9, jaPorLute2.1, whole genome shotgun sequence, a single window of DNA contains:
- the LOC140947676 gene encoding tolloid-like protein 2 — protein sequence MAFTALLSTLQVVVLLSLFGKGICDSICPNGIVNMTGSTTGTLVYPSSGNYGINETKCWRIEVPKPYRGIGIYFHSFDIEECTNCECDKLTYSSRYGFLSFFNPKCVRRTSRYQEAINMQEGDARPEDVETGRDIWFRFVSDDTVFYKGFNLSYIVESSTPSSSSRSVLNATEDETFEIGTPKVGESKNYPENFDWEWYLIVPEGRQVQLTFDIFELEQSTDCENDYLEVREAISESPAFPILSFSGKYGPILSKPVCGTNKPGTIQSSGNMVWVHFRSDFNTTTTYRGFKASFKAGQGRLSISHPMSLLFLSALLMATSKDSLF from the exons ATGGCCTTTACTGCACTTCTTTCAACCCTACAAGTTGTAG TTTTACTGTCTCTCTTTGGTAAAGGAATCTGTGATTCAA TTTGCCCAAATGGAATTGTAAACATGACCGGCTCTACCACTGGGACACTTGTGTATCCAAGCTCTGGCAACTATGGAATAAACGAGACAAAATGTTGGAGGATTGAAGTTCCCAAGCCTTACAGAGGGATTGGAATATATTTTCACAG ctttgACATAGAAGAATGCACAAACTGTGAGTGTGACAAATTGACCTACAGTAGCCGTTATGGGTTTCTTTCGTTTTTCAACCCAAAATGTGTAAGAAGAACCTCCAGGTACCAGGAAGCTATAAACATGCAAGAAGGAGATGCTCGTCCCGAAGATGTTGAGACTGGACGAGATATTTGGTTCCGTTTTGTTTCTGATGACACAGTTTTTTACAAAGGATTCAACTTGTCCTATATCGTCGAATCCAGCACGC CTTCCTCTAGCTCTAGAAGCGTCCTAAATGCAACGGAAGATGAAACCTTTGAGATTGGCACCCCAAAAGTTGGTGAATCGAAAAACTATCCTGAGAATTTTGATTGGGAATGGTACTTAATCGTTCCTGAAGGACGGCAGGTACAACTCACCTTTGACATATTCGAACTTGAACAGAGCACAGACTGCGAGAACGACTATCTGGAGGTGAGAGAAGCCATCTCAGAATCCCCTGCCTTTCCTATCCTAAGTTTTAGTGGAAAGTATGGTCCAATTCTCTCCAAACCCGTATGTGGTACCAACAAGCCTGGTACGATTCAGAGCTCGGGCAACATGGTCTGGGTACATTTCAGGAGCGACTTTAACACCACCACTACTTACAGAGGATTCAAAGCCTCTTTTAAAGCAG GCCAGGGACGACTTTCCATCTCGCATCCGATGTCCCTCTTGTTCCTCTCCGCTCTGCTAATGGCTACGTCAAAGGACAGTCTGTTCTGA